The genomic interval ACCCGCCCGGTCGGCTCGTGGGAATCCAAAACAAACCCGGTGGGACggggcagaaagctgagctctgctgggcGCTCTTCTCGTTATGTGCATTAATAGCCTCCTCGCTGCGGCGGCTGACACAGCCCAGCAGCTGTCTGCGGCCGCCCCGCTCTCCCGGGGAGGTGCGGGGCTGACATTTGCAAATGCTCAGATGCGCCAGGATTTCAGGAGACCTCGTGAATCACCCGCCGCGCTCCACCGGGAGCACGGGTCTGGAGCGGGATGGACGAGAGCAAACCCCTGAAGGTCCGGCTGACGTTCTCCGTGATCCTGGTTGGCGTCTCGCTCCTGTTTGCGGCCGTAGTGACTGACCACTGGGCCGTGCTGAGCCCCAAAGTGGAGGAATATAACGCCACCTGTGAAGCGGCTCATTTCGGGCTATGGCGACTCTGTACAAAGCGGATTTTTATGCAGGAGCAAGGTCCCAAAGAGAAGGGCTGTGGGCCGATAAGCCTGCCAGGAGGTAGGTGACCACCCACCAGTGCACGGGTGAAAGCACCAAGCGGTCATGCCAGGCTTTGCTTAGGAGGTTGCAGGACGTGGCAGAAGGAGAATAGGGTCCGTGTTCCCGTGGCACTTCATTTGGCATGGGGCTGCATGGGGCTGCTTTCACGTTGGTCTGCAGAACACACCTCGCTGTCATCCCTCTCGCTGTAAGTTTGCGCTGTGTTGCCTTGCACGTCTATTTGTGACCATATTTGAGTCTCCTGTGCAACAACAACAGTGGcggggagaaagggaggaggatTGGACACGGTGGAAATCGCAGAGTGAAACTGGAATAGAGGAAATTTTGCTGACATCAGCCAAAGGTCCCACAGCACCCAGGCACACTGGCAGCAGTGGCCAAGAAAGAGGATTTATGGGTCCACCATACGTAGCTGGATCTTTAGGATTTCCAGATCCATATAGCTACAAAGGAACAGCCCGTTCATGGCTGGCATTAAGTTCCCTCCGAGCTATTTCAATAACAACCTTTcctcagggcagggaggaacAGGACCTGCAGTATGTTTTGCcgacttccaaaaaaaaaaaaaaaagaaagtcctaAACGGAGTTTGGAGCAATTTCTCAATGACTTACTGAGCCTTCTCACCTCTCGGCAGAGGCAGCCTGGTTGCACACACATCTCCATCACGGGTTCCTCCAGCGCAGTCACTAgggagggcggcgggggagcgggcACGGCTGCTTTCTGGGAAGACCGTTACATTCCCATGGTAAAAGGAGCTCATTATGTTTTTGCTGATCGCAAAGTCAGCAACATTCACGCTGCATGCACTAATACACTCCCTCCGTTACTGAGCTACGCTGCTTTTTCAGAAGGCTCGTAGGGTACTGGATGCTTTCCAGAACAGAAATAACAGGATTGCCGTCATGTTAGACTCGCTGCTTGAAAGAAATCTGTATGTTAAcacatatttgaaaattttctgtgaaaaatcttACTGCCTGGGCTTACTGTATATTCCCTGTATTACTGCAATTCTTCATCTCTTTGGCCAAATGACATGTTCTGAAGAGGGGAGCTCAGCCACAGCATTCAGATCTTCCTCTAACCAAATTTGGGAGTGTGTCATCCGTATGCTTAATGTCTCTCGCGAAGGTACGTACGTGCCTAGAAACATATTCCTCACTGTACGCCTTTCCTCGCACGCGGAGGAAAActcccacaaaaggaaaaacaacagaaattggTGGATAAATACCAAAATTGCACAACTGCAGGGTAAATATAAAACTCATAAATATCCAGCTGTCTACAAAAAGCAGATTCACAGGCAGGGCGGCACGAAAGCAGCTACTATCTTTGATAGACATCAGCATGTGCTTTCGCAGGCATTGACTCACGTCCCAGCGCTGCCGTTCTGCTGGGCACAGCGAATAACCGGGTGATGATGGAGGGGCTGAGCCGCCCACCCCACACCGGAGGTggttttccagtttttaaagaTATCTGGGGATTTGGATGGCATCCTGTGTCGTAATCAGCATCCGAGGTTTCAAAGGGCAAAATTTGCACCTCaattataatataaatattttaatcccCATTTTACTCACGCAGGGAACGCAGCGAGGGGCGGAGGGGGAGAGTGCAGCCTCCGCGGCTCTGGGCTGCTAAACGATGCTGCGTCCGCACGGCTCACGTTAGATTGATTTCACACTTCTGGGAAGAGATGTCAGCAGGGAAACACCGGGGTGGTGAAACCTGCAGCAGTTGAGAAAATGTGAATGAACAAACATGCAGTAAAAGAGCAGATGTGGGCACTGATTTTCCTGAAAATCATGAGACATAAGCAGACATTACTGCCAggactggaaaagaaacataagAATTTATCACTGCATTAATAACCATTTACCAGTCGCTCCCTGAGGAGGAAATAGATGGCATGATTAACATTATTTATTAGGTTTTTTGCTGGGCACAGTGCAAAATGGGGAGGATGACTTGGCTCGCAGTCCACAAAGCAGGGCTGTGATTTAGGCAGagctttaaaatttttacaGCACTTTTCCAAGGATGTTGACAAATTGGAAAGGGTTCAGCCCCCTGCTGTAAGAAATAAAGAGATCAGGGAGATGGCTGTTAAAACCGGGCAAATTCAGATTAAATTAATACTGAGACATTTTTAACTGTGGTCAGCGGGCACCAGGGCAGTTTACTACCGGCTGTACCCTGAGTTTGCCTTCACTGCTACTAACTCCAGCGTAGGTGTTGTCCTACGAAGTGTGCTCTTGCACGCCTGCACGCCGGGCAGCAGTGGGGATGCTCCGCGTGTGCCACCAGCGGGTTAAACAGGTCCTCGTCAATATGGGAACCTCAGTTCAGGCAACTGGAGAGGAAAAGTGCTCGAGTAAATGGGTTCTCAGCAGGGCTGTCTCGTTCCCTGTGTCCATACAAGAGACTCACTCTGCAAGCCTGGTATGAAATTAAACTATTTGGACTTACCATCTCCAAAAGCCAGTGTGTGTCCAAGGCCTTCCCCTGGCTTGTTGGGCAGGTCAGAGCCCAAGGCCTGGCCCCCTCCACCGCTCGGCCCTCACCTTAACACCTCCTCTAACCGCTGCAGCAGGTCCTGTCTCCCAAAGTTACACGAGTGGAAACCTCACATTAAAATCCAGGTTTTCCTAACCATCCAGCCTGCCACAAAACCCCACATGCTAGTGTCCATCTGAGGTTCAAGAGCAAGGTGGGCtccagcccctccccagcctgtcaCTCCTATGCTCATGGTGACAGCTGCCACCTGAACCTCTGCATGGCCCAAACACCTTCGTCCCCCCGAGGCCTCCAGATTGCAGACCCCCAAGTTTCAACCACAGCTCAAGGTGATTGTGTTTTGACTGCGTCCCATGGCTGTGGTAGCTGCTGTCCAGCCCCATGGCGGTGAGTGGCAGGAGAGGTTGGCTCAGCACGGGTAGAGGAAAGATGAATTGGCCCGTTCGCCCCCGCACAGCGGTCATCCAGGAATGGTGGATCTGAAGGGAAGGGACCAGGAGGGCTGTAAGGGTGGGTGACCTGGAAGGGGGAGGACGCTGTGATAAACCGCGTGTTACAACCCTGAAGTTCACGCGAGCCTTAATGACCACAGAGCCCCCGGACTGTTCCCATCAGCACACTGAGGTGACCTCATGGCAGAGATAACGCAATTAGGGGTGGAGAGAAACAAAGATTTCCACACAGTTTTCATCCATTATAAAACCCATTTTAAATCCTATCCATTATGTAAATGTGGTGTGACACAAATGGGCTCTTCTCTTATTCATGATGGCACCAGAGAGGCGTTGAAGTACCTCAGTTCTCTCAAATAACAGGGAGCCTTGTTGAAATAGATATTCCTAGCTCAGCAGAGCACCAAAGCATCTTTAAACTGAAAACCGTATATTACTTTACCTAAACCAATCTAGTTATATTTTCCcagaataaatgcattttccaaaagCACCTCCCCTTGAGCTAACCGACTTCTGTGATAACCCCATTTATTGTACCTTGGCAGAGATTTGCTATAAGCCACAAACATAGAGGCAGCTCCTTTTCCTACAGACCAGTCCATCTCCAAAAGAAGGTTTTGGGTCCTCCCCCTCTGCTGAGCCTTCACGGACTGCAGAGTGGACTGGTCTGGTTTGGATCACCTGCAATGGACACAAAGCTGTGCTGTGTCCCCCATCACACCATATCTGGATTGCTTCACCTTGGGCTTTGTACATTCGGCACACCTGGGGACTCCTTTGAGTTCagcctttttttgaaaattaattacaagCCAAACCAAACAATCCAAGATGAAGTCTCCCAGTTTCATCccatctccctcccctcccagccacgAGCCAAAGGATCCCCAAACTGGGATCACCAGACTGGATGCTCAGCCTCAGCCACCTCTCAGTCGCTGGCAGAGGCATGCAACCTCCACTCTGGGGCTCAAAATTTGCAATTTCAGTCATAGAGGTCTGAGTTCAAATATGTTTCCTCCAGTCGTTTGCAAGGATAATAAAGAACAGGTCAGGAAATGCCAGAGCTGAACATTAACCTAGTCTCCAGCAAGGAGAAGCTGCAGATGAAATAAAAGTCAGCTTATAAAATTAAGTAGATAAGAGTGTCTCAAAGGAATCTTCCACTAACGGGCTCAAAAACGCTGCTTTACAATTGCCTGTCtcctgggagaaagaaaataaatcttccttGAATCGGTAACTCCAATGCCTGCCATGTACGCGAcagaaaaacccccacaagAACCAACAGGTAACATACAGTACTCTGGAATCTTCTTGCCAGTAGAAATTACTGCTGtaaataaacactgaaatgcAGTACGTGTCCCCAGGCAGACACCCTGTGTGGTCCTGCACCCAGGACCTGCCTCAGGCAACCTGCGCTGTAGCAGCATGTCCCAGCCTGGACACTGGAGAGGACCACAAAGTCCTCCCAGACTTTATTCCAGCAACTCCTGCAAATTGGTGCTAACTCTGTTATTTAACGGACAAGAGATGCTGGTGTTAACCAAGCGGCCCCTCGCCACAGGCAGCGCTTGTATTTCGTGCAATCTTGGCGTGATTTCCTGGTCTGATGGGAGTCCAAcctggggtgcaggaggggtGCCGGGGCAGGCGCTGAGCGTGTCCTctgcagcccagctcagcagaaTAGCGCAATCAGAGCTGGCACCGCTCAATGCGACTCCGCAATTGCACCCTTCCAGCTAAATTCCTGGCAAGCAACTGTTCTCCCAGCTCCGCGCCCCTTCAAACCTTCAATTAAATCAGTTATAAATAGCGAGAACAACCCTCCACCCTaaccctgctgctgccaaagcTTCGAGTCAGCAGGTCCTCAACAgacccttccccatcccactgagacGCTGAGGCTGAAAGCGTCCCGTGTGTCTACCGACAGCAATGACACCTCTTTGCTGGCTGACTCTCACTAGGCTGAGTATGAAACAGTACCGTGGCCATTGAGAGACTCGGCTACCAACTTCCCTCCTCCCAGTATCTCCCCGCCCCACAATCTTGATCCCTGTTCACTTTATAACCCCTCTATAAATATCTCATGTACATGGCACTGTGCTCACGTAAAGTCCAGATAGAGGAACTTCACAAAGTTCCCACTATCTAACTCTGCTGTCTTATCAAATTAACTTAGCAGACTGCTCTGATGGGAGTGAATTTTGATAAAGCCAGGTTGAGTGAGAGCCTCTTCACCCTTAACTCGTATGGCTTTGatcagccttcccttccctggacAACTGGTCGTGGCTTCAGATAGCTTTTGTCTTCTTGGTCtaacagccagaaaaaaaaaaagcgccctCAGTGTCCTATTGTAGTAAAACACCATGTGCTTTGCTGCATCGCAGCAGCCTCATCTCTGGGACCCCCATAGCGTGGTGACGCCCCACTCATGCAGCAAAGTCCCCtgggctgctcctccctgccagccgcTGCCATGCAGGCGTCTATGGGCTGGAGGAGGGGTGAgctgggagggagaaggtggATGAGGACACTCTATCCTCCTCTTCTGGAGTCCAAGCTCACCACAGGAGCAGTGACCCTGCTATGGCCGATGGGGTGATGCCGCTACGGAGTGGGTCGGCAGTGGCGAGGGGAGGTGAGCTGAGATACCAGCTCAGCTGCGGGCATGGCAGGTCTCATCACCAGGAAACACAGCTACACAGAGGGGCAGAAACGCGTGATGGCCAAagacagaatgagaaaaattatctgtaattcatgttttaaataGATGAGCAATCAGTCTGGAAAGCTCTCAGAGGGAGCAGCCCACAAAAGGTATCAGACGGGGTTTCAGCCTTGTCCAGGCTGGAGCCGGTGGCCTGGCATGTGCGTGCCGTTCATCTGCTCCCAAATGAAACAGATCCAACTCCATTTCTCTGTGTTACCAGGGGTAGGGAACCTTATAATCATTGCAAGTTTGATAcatcaataaaaagcaaattcagtTTTACTACATTTTATCAGAGATTTCCAAgcacacaaaattaaatttccttttctctttcagaacaCAACTGTTCCTACTTCAAGCACTTCACACCGGGACAGAGCTCAGAGATATTTGAAGTAACCACCCAGAAAGGTAAGAATGatccaaaaaaatattttcctaactGAGGCGCACACAAGATCTAAGGTAAAGGGGTCCCCAAAATGAGGGTTCAAATCCTGGTTCCACTGAAGGCAGTAGAGGAATTTCTATCAGACACCACCAGCTGGGAaaaacgtaaaaaaaaaaaatgctctgaacAAGGTGAAATATCAACTTCCTGGGAAGaatcatttttatatatgaTCACACTCATAAGTGTGATTTTACTCAAAGTTGCCCCACAATTATATAATAATGTCAATACAGgtgaaaactgcaaaaaagtcttttcagcATAAAAATGACTTTACAACATTGGCACTATCCGCAACACTCTGAGCCTTTGCCGTCGAAGGAAGACGACgttaataaaatgtaaatgaataaatCATACCCCAAGCAGAGTCTTGTCCCTGAAAAGAAGTACAGAGACTCTGTGAAGACCATGAGGAATTTTACGCTTCACACTGATTTTACATGAAAGTCATGTACAACCCAGAGCAATCAATGGAAGGAAGGAACAGAGATCCTGCAAAGACACGCGCAGCCAGTGTTTACAGAGCACGGATTTTGAAAACAGTCTTTCACAGACCAACTTCACATTTCTAATAAGTCCCTGacaaagccaaatatttttagcaCTCATCTAATgtgctcctctctctctctcgccCTCTCATTAAGGACAAATTCCTTTCTAGTTTGCCACACGACATATTTTGCTGTGGAGTAAATGAGCTGATGATTACATTACACATATTAAACAATCTGCTTTGCTTCCAGTGGAAATGATAATGGTGGGAAACTTTTCTATAAAAGCAGTTTCCTAAGACAAGAAAGACTGGGAATTTTAAGTGGACAGAAGAGCACGTATCTGAGCTACCTGCTTTTGCTCATTTATATACTATcagttccagccctctgacGTTAAAAACATACCTGATGCCTTCTTAGTAATTTCAGAAGAACATCAGGAAgaacttcttttctttgaagtgaaaggaaaagcttaagctgcagcaaaacatttcacatCGAAATGAACTCTTCCAGGCAGTTCTAGCACATAGTAAAGAGAAACATTAAGGAAATTATAATAAAACAGTGGtatgaaaagcaaagagaacaaAGAGTGATCTGCTGTTCCCTTTCACAGAAATGGCTACAATTTGATGGGAGCTAATtagtaacagggaaaaaaattcttcatgctttttgcctgggagaattttttttttaatggcttgaAAGGCAAATATCATCAGGCACTGTGATGTTCACGCATGGCTACATGTGTTAAATATTAAACTAATCTGAAAACGAATGCAATATGTAAATGAAGGCCTGAATTATTCGATTAGCAATTCTTCCCCTCCATTCAGGCACTGAAGCGCGCTTCGACTGGGGGAAGTGTCCAGCGCACATCTTAGCTGGCTTCgcgaaaaccaggacattttATGGAGGGTTTAATCCTATGCCCCGACGAAGCTGGGTTTTCACAGAGCTGGAAATCATTGtcttaaacaaaaaacacaaaaccaaaaaaaccacaaaacccccacGATGCTCCGCAGACGCTTCACCTCTGGCCTCCTGCCTGGCCAGGTTCTGAGCCCTGCGCAGCATACAGCTGTCCTTCTGCGTCGGTACGGCATCGGCACCGTGCACGGGGGCCGTGTCGGGGCTCTGCAATACAGATCGGGAATAAAAATAGCATAGAGCTGCCTATTTCTCTGAGAGCAGAGTTTGGAGTGATGGGAGAAATGAGAGCGTGGAGCCCATAGAGGCTTCAACAATAGcacctctgcagcagagctaCTATGTCTCCAGCCCAGAGCTTCATCAGACCAACACAGGTGCCATTTGTTCTTTCAGTAAGTGTTCAGAAAGCATTTCCCCCTCCCGCCCTGTTTTTATATCCTTTGCATTCAAAAGATGCATGGCCAATACTTGCCCCTGCTTTTATTTGAGGAAAAGATCCAGTTCACCAGAGCCACCTctccacagcagcaggaggataCGTATTTCTCAGGGTGACCTACTGCAAAGTCACAACAGCTGACGGGAGCGTGCTCAAAATTTGcatacatttgcatttttttggtgtttgttttgctttggcagAATACAGCATTTCAGCTGCAGCCATTGCCATCTTCAGCGTTGGCTTTGCAATCATCGGAACAATCTGCGTCCTCTTATCCTTCAGGAAGAAGAGGGACTATCTGCTGAAGCCAGCATCCATGTTCTACACCTTTGCAGGTAGGAGGCTCGGTGCTCACATACTTGCACTCTGTTCATAGGACAACGTAGAGAAACTTAGATCCCGGGAGGATGGAGACGCTTCTAAAAATGCCCTGAAAGTGGCATTTTCTTCCTAGCCACAGTCAGACTACACGTCCCTGTGTGGTGCTCTAGCTGAAGAGCTCTGAAAATGTCCTGCTCAGCAAGCATCACCCGGCAGCTTGTCTGTGTTTCCTCCAAGTACATTAAAAGGGACATTTCTAGCATATTCAGTGCCAGCCCCAGTCTAAACCAGGGATATACACCATTCTACCTCGTTTATTAAGACTCAAACCAAAGAAATGGCTGATCCAGACCCAAAATACACAGCTGTCTCCCCAAACCAtgaaagctgcattttcacATGAGCTAGGAATACCCTGACATGCCACAACGACTGAAAGACGGAGGTGCAAATTGTCACCTCAATAAAAATGTTACTCAACTTGTGGAAAAGCTCCCTAGAGAATGCAACTATTCCTCCACCGCTTTGAGTTTCCCATCCAAAAGCCTGTCTAAAAGATCACGCTCAACAAGCCAGCAGCTGACTTGGATGGCCTGGGTAATAGCAGAGCTCTAAGCAGTTGCGAGCGTTGGTGCCTTCAAACGTTGAAGGCAGTGACTCACCTGTGAATCTTCACCGCAATTCCTGTACGCAAAAAGACATATGAGGTGCTTAATTAAGGATGAAAAATTGACAGCTGGTTATTCAACCCACTGCTCCTATCTTCCTTCAGGTCTCTGCATCATCATCTCTGTTGAAGTCATGAGGCAATCCGTGAAGAGGATGATCGACAGCGAGGAGACAGTCTGGATTGAGTACAGTTACTCCTGGTCCTTCGCCTGCGCCTGCGCCTCCTTCGTCCTGCTCTTCATCTGCGGCATCACCCTCCTCCTGATCGCACTGCCTCGCTTCCCCCAGAACCCCtgggagacctgcatggatgcaGAACCAGAGCACTGATGTTCCCAGCACCCatgaaaaaaaagccagaaagtgttttgaaaagatttgtattttttaaaatgtctgggTCTTACTATACAACGTGCACCCCATTAACTAAGTCATTACTGAACCAAGGCATGTTCAATTGTAATTAttgctttgttcctttttcttttctctctctctctctcttttttttttttttttttttttttaaagaaagcagaaagagcaTTCAGCACAGCGTGAATGGCACTGCTCTGTGCCAGTTTGGGGATGCCTTAGGCTGATGCAGTTGAGGGAAAATCCACGTGTAAGACAGCTCATGCCACAGAGAAGACAACCTTCTTAGGGAGAAGATGTTTGGTGTAGTTCAGGTTAAAGAGCAGATCCACGACGGATATTGGGCTTTTACGCCTCACTTGGTCCAAGAGAGACGATGCAAAACTCTAGCTCCGTGGGGAGTCATTTTCCCATTCATGCCATACTCCTCTACCTGCCCAAGAAGGATTAGCTCACCACTCTGGAATAAATTGGAGATCCTTACGCTGTTCTattaaactgttaaaattaaaaataaatttaaaaaatactttgcctAGCATTGGGATAAAAATTTCTCCTACAAATTTACACCctgcagttccttttttttttttttaattaagcacaaaaccccacacaatATGGTTTCTGTTCTGCTCAGATTTCGGTGGCAAAGGGAAGAAGTACTGAACATTAAgtgatattttcctttaataaaaagcataatCTTCCAGTAGCATGATTTTCTGGAAAATGGTTTTGATGGATGATTCACCTGGCCCATCAAATTCTGCTAGGTCCAGAACGACAGTGTAATTCTGGATGGTATGTGCTGTACGGAGCTCTCATTTGTTCCTTGTGAatgggctttttaaaaataccgtGCTTTGCTCGCTGCGTACGCATATAAAActacattttaggaaaaatcCTCCAACGTAGCTGCCAAGAAGGAAAAGCCTTAAACTGAAACACCCAGGAGAGTCAGCCCCGAAAATACTACAGAAGTGCATCGCTGTTTACGCGTGCCTGAAGAAACGGACCCCCGAGGCATTGCTGACGGGGGACGCTGCGGAGGCCGGTCGCCTTGCAGAGCCCCAGCAGTGCTCTGCCGCGGCCGCCTGCAGCACCGGGGGGGACCggggtcccccagccccacacgctcacccagcccccccagctcaGTTCTTTGCAccatcttcccccccccccaagcaggAAAAAGTATGTGGTTTACATTGCAGTTTTTTCCAtctgataatttaaaaagcaaagaaaaggaaagcaaagcgTCCTTCCCTCCGCACTTACCTGTCCACaattctaaagaaaaacagaattcagaCCAAAAAATCTCTGATCAATTTGAAGAGCTCTAAAATCGTGGCATGTTCGAACATTTCAAGAAATCCTCCAGCAATTTCGTGCTGGTGCGAGGGGCTGCCCATGGCCCAGCTGTTGGCCAGACCCCGTCCGGGCGCGCTgagccccggcagcccccagccGCGCTCAGGCATGTCTCCATTTTCCCATCAGTAGAGCAGCAGCGAGAACAGAAGCCTTTTGTGAAgttgcattaatatttttcaagctCTTTGAAGCTGAAAAGCACTACAAATAACACGTATATTATAAAGTTTCGGGATGAAGCATTCTTTGGTGCTCAGATCTGAGTATGAGCTGGGGAACTCTGCCTGTCTCTCATCATGAGAGACAACTGCAAGTCTTCAAGTTGTCACTGAACCACTGTGAAATGCTAAATGGTTTTGAAATCTTCATTTTGGGTACAGAGCTGACATTCTTAATTTGCATTTCCATCgttcaggaaaacagaagctaGTTTCTAGGGAGATCCTTTACACgtgaaaacagaaaggaaagtagCTGGTGTGACCCCTGCGGTGGCAGACCCCAAATTGGGGTcacaacaaagcaaagcagctggcaGGCACAAAGGCACTCCCAGCTCagccatcatcatcatcaaaacGACCTCACCTTGGACATGCAATGGGTTGAGATAAGTGAGGTTTGGGGACGTGGGTCTAAGCTCATCACCCAGTGCGGACCTGTGGcatgtcctgtcactccagGAAGCCCTTCGCCCACACTTTTTCTGAAGCACCGTCCCTCTCTTGCAATGTTCCTTCTGTGACAATGTAATTTCCAGGTGGCTTCTTACCCTGATGGGCCAACTTGTTGCCCAGCCAAGAAGCTGCTTCCTCCCCTTCGTGACATTAAAGAGCAAGACATACGTATTTCATATAAACACATCCTGAAGGTCTCACCCTTCTCATGCATGCTCCCACTTGTGTCAGGGCTGAACTGCTTCGTCCAAGCCCCAGTGAGGACAACGGAAAGATTCCCAGCAAGTGATGGGGTTTGGCCTGGATCCAGAGGTTTTACATCCTCTCTGGAGTCACTTGACTCCTGagacagagaaaacacacagcTCACGCGGCGAG from Grus americana isolate bGruAme1 chromosome 18, bGruAme1.mat, whole genome shotgun sequence carries:
- the CACNG1 gene encoding voltage-dependent calcium channel gamma-1 subunit; the encoded protein is MDESKPLKVRLTFSVILVGVSLLFAAVVTDHWAVLSPKVEEYNATCEAAHFGLWRLCTKRIFMQEQGPKEKGCGPISLPGEHNCSYFKHFTPGQSSEIFEVTTQKEYSISAAAIAIFSVGFAIIGTICVLLSFRKKRDYLLKPASMFYTFAGLCIIISVEVMRQSVKRMIDSEETVWIEYSYSWSFACACASFVLLFICGITLLLIALPRFPQNPWETCMDAEPEH